The segment ttcaatttttcgaagattcaaaatattaatttttcaaaaattcaaaaaatattttttttgtacaacacaggaaaagaaaggaagaaagaaCTCACCTGTATGGCATGCGATTGAGATCTTCGGTGTACTTCAGAATTAAATTATGTGAGGGATGAGTATTCATTGCAAACCACTGCTCAAGCTTCGGCACCTCCGTGACCGGATCAATGAAGGTTCTATTCCTCTTGCGCCTCTCGTCGCTGGACAAACTCGACAGATTCAGCCCACCCTGTGTCAGGGAACTCGGGCTTAGGCTCTGCTGCTGCGGATGATGGGGATTCTGCCCCATGGCCGTGGGAATGTAGTGACTCATGTACATTATGGAATGGGAGAACATTGAATTGGGCACCATGGGGAAGGGTAGGTCTCTCCGTGAATCCGGGGATGGGGATCTGAAATCTTCCATGGGATTCACATCGGAATCCTCCATGTCGAGATCTTCGGATTTTGGGGAGGTTTTCGGTGAGTCACTTCGTGAGTCTTGAGTGTGGTTGGTGCTGTTGTGATTTGTTGTCTGATTTGCATCACCGGATGTTTGCTCTGAAGCACCATTTTGGGGTTTTGGCGGTGGGCTATCGCGATCGCGTTCCACCTTAACGGACGACGTGTCACGGTCATCACTCACAGGTGAACGATTTCGTTCGTGTGTTGTCAGCGATAGAGGGAGCTGCAATGGATTTTATTTGTGCGATAGATGGCGTTGCTCAAGCATAGGGGAAAGCGCTGGTTAACTCACCTGTGGAGACGGTGGTCTGTCCAGATCATCATCGAGATCATCGGAGTGCTGGGAGAGATTGTCAATGTCCTCAGAGGGGATACTGTGGGGACTCTTCATATACCCACTCTGGGACATCATGAGCCCACTTGTCCCACTAAATCCATTACTCATGCTCTGGCCACGCAGCTCAGCGCGCTTCTGAGCAGCTCGTGCATTCTTAAACCAATACACGACGTTATTCACATCAAGTGGCTTCCGCCCACGACGCGATTCAAGGGCATTCAATTGGATCACATAGGATTGGATTTGCTGGCGGGATGGATGGGGATTCTCCTGGAACCAACGCTGTAGCTTTGGTAGCTCCATTTCGGGATCAAAGCTCGTTCGCATCCGTGTCTTCTGGCTGGGGTACTGCGAATGCACCGTCTGCAGAGCCGGATGAACGATCATGTTGTGATGTGGCTGATGATGATTGTCCAGCATCACGTCGTGGCTAGCATGCAGGTGTTCGGCTGTCTTGGAAAAATCCAGCGATGCTGCTGGTGGATTGACAAAGGGAAGGAGTTTGTGGGCCAAAGGGTTTGTTTGGGGAGACAATTGACTTGACCACCACGAATCAAATTTGCGACGAATATCATCTGCTGCTTCCGCTGAAAATGGGAAAGGGCTCTGGAAGGTGTTTGAGCGGCACAACTGCGACAGAGTTATCTgttgaagaagaatatttcCATGGATAATGGTCCTGAGCTAAAgatttggtggaaaatgggtggaaagggtaggaaaaaaaattgaacagaCTAGTATTCGAACCGAAGTTGTTTGCAATGGAACAGTGATGTCTTTAGCTTAAATCTCTTTGAATCTTCAGCAACAACATCAATTAGTTGAGATGAAAATCCTTCGGGGAATCGGAAAATCGGAAAATCTCCAAGAAAATCACACGAAGAAGATTTATAACCGTTCTACATATGAATAAACATTGTCAGAGAGATTAATTCTCAATATGAAGGCCCCCACGCCATACACATGTGGCATGGGAGGTCTCGGAAAATTTAGCATCCCCGGGGAATTTTGATTATCCTGATCCGATTAATTATACATAAAATGATATTAGTTTTATCGGGGAGCAATGTCGGGGAATGCCTCATGTGTCTGTGTATCTTTTGATCTCTAATTTATTCCCCAAGCAAGTAATCTTATTAGTCTCCGGGTGAATATAAAGTATTTAACACAAGATATTTTACCCTCCACCCCCACGCCGCCCCTTTAAAAGTGTCTCCAAAGTGTGATGTATATTCAATTTCTCTCTTGATACAACCCCCGCGTGCATATCTCAAGGAAAATCCCAAATCTCTGTGAGGAAAACCTCGTTGtagatgggaaaattcaatggtGGTCGGCAGTGTGGAAAACATGTTTGGAAAATGTTTATACAACTTCTTCCACGCGGCATACCAACGTGATTTTCCATGGCGTCGCGTCGATTTTCCACCATCCCCCACCCCCGTAGCACTTTGTTAAGTAACAATGTTAATGATTGCGGATTAAGATGGAAGAGATTTAGTGCCGAATTAATTAGATTcggaagaaattttaaaataatgtcaatatttatcttttcttacaattgtTCATCATCTCACCGCTCTCTCCTACCCTTCGAGGGGAAGAAAAGCCCCAAAGAGAGTGTCCATAGATTAAAAGAGCACGAGATTAGCATTGATAAAATCCTCGTAAATGGGGGAGAGTTGTGGGTGAATGGAGATTTTcaactttaaaaagaaaaggaggAAGAGAACTCTTACCTCATCGAGTGGGCAGCCAGAGGAACGCAGGAGTGCATGAGATTGTAGGATGAGTAGCCGGAGGAGTTTGTCCTTAATCTCCGACAGAGTCGATGGCTTCGTGCGTAGAATAACAATCCTCAGTGTGATCACAGATGTCAATTCACCCAGAACATCTCCCACAGTCACAAGGGGACTATCGCAGATCTTCTCCAGCGCTAGTGGCTTCCAATTCTTGATCACAATACTCCCTCGGGCAGTTTGGGATGTTTCCGGGGAATAGCCCAACCGCTGGAGGGCAGTATTGACAATATTGCAGAACTGCGTTACAGCAGGAACGATCACATAGCTATCCATTTCAATGTTGGACCTCCTCTTCCACGGACCACGAGCATCGGTACTCAGGGATGATTGCAGTGAAGCCACAGACTCCACGATGCAGTGTAGAGGGAGGGattttgctgcaaaaaataaagagaaaaatgttccTCTTAAGAATAATAGAAATTTAGAGGGAGTCCCTTGGCAAATCCTAAGTCCTGATTTATTCTTGGGTAGAAAAAAGTCCAGAGAGCATGAGAATTCTTCCGTGGAATGAAATTTGCTCTTAAAGAAATACCACTGAATATTTATTAGGGGATAGAGAGTAAGctaattttttccattaatcaGAACTCAACACATTTTAATTCTGGTTAATGGGCGTGAAATGTCCGGAAAAGTtataaataattgcaaaaggaTGTTGTGATTTTTGCCATTCCTTGCACCATCAATTTGCCACTAGATGTCACCCTGAACAGGTTAGACAATTTTATCTAAGAATCTTACCCAGAATCagtgaaaatcataaaaaattataaattagaagaaaataaaagaattctttaattaagagaatatttaaatttacgcaaaaatttttttgttgaagctTTTAATCAACTTTCATCAGTCATTGTGTTGAAACTAGCGTGAGACACTTTTCTTTGCTTTCCCGGTCGTCGCTAGGGGTAGAAAATTTCGTTTAATGACGAAAGAAGTGTCcaagtaattaaataatataaaattattttgaatgaatttttgttaaataaaaaaattcccccacttccagccactgaggaaggtcCGGATAagggttgaaagctttgggaagtacGTCTTTCTTGGCGACcggaaaagcaaataaaatttcatcagtcattcttcaaagaaaaaataatctcaaataaactttaatgCAAATTCGAATCATTTCAAACACAACGACTGAAGACATCCCATTCCAATGGTCACAGATTGAAAATACACAccatcttaaaaaatttaagagtaCTGGTTCGACGAGGAAAGGAATTGCTTTGTATATATACATCATAAAGCATTGGAAATGCACACAAGAAAGGTCTTAAGAATCCACAATGGGATTAAACCGAAGCTGTTCTGTGGAAGTTTTCTCTGcttatgaaaaatcatttgcaTGAATCAAACCTCCTTGCACATAGATAGTGCGGAAAGGCATCATCTAATGATGGATGGAAATAATTAATCAGCATAGAAGCGAAATATGATGCACGCAGGGATTATTAATTCCTTTGTGAATGTattatggtgctatgcaggaaaagaatgtcaagaaataatgatcatgacattttttcctgacattttttttcattccctctcactcccactaatgtattttcctatctttcgtctttctcccACGCATGGTgacgacattttcatcattcttttctgtgcactcaacatgtttttcatttcgtattattttctcagtatttggggatatttttccatgaaaaagtgaaaatgggctttgctgaagtgttctcagtgccaggaaagccgtgaaaagtggaaatttatggtcatttagcggccaaatatgtgaaaatgcgcgaagtgaaaaatcaaaatattctttccctgaccaatttttacgggatatttttctgtattttcacgacacaaatcacttcctgcaggttttttggactttcccacaggtcatctgcaacacggaaggtctgtgtggggggcaggaaaatgcttcctgggtggtggaatcccacctgaacgcggaaaaaattggtccgggagtgaatgttttgctatagaaactgcacagttttcacttatttggccaataaatacccccgattttccacttttcacactttcacaggcactaagaacacttccacaagccgcttttcacttttcccgagctaaaatatcacaatttacagagaaaattgcagaaaactaacaaatacgttgacttcacaagagctggaaaaagaatgacagaaaaaaacatgttcttgcgacattctttttcaagctcttgcgtagtcaacacgtttcttatttttcgtcaattttctctgtgaattgtgatattttatctcgggaaaagtgaaaagcggcttgtggaagtgttcttagtgcctgtgaaagtgtgaaaagtggaaaatcgtgggtatttatcggccaaataagtgaaaacagtgaagttcgacagcaaaacattcactcccggaccagtttttcgcgttcaggtgggattccaccacccaggaagcatttccctgaccccacacagaccttccgtgttgcagatgacctgtgggaaggtccaaaaaacctgcaggaagtgatttgtgtggtcaaaatctagaaaagaatcccgtaaaaattgatCAGGgcaagaatgttttgatttttacttcgtacattttcacatatttggcccataaatgaccgtaaatttcgatttttcactgttttccTGGCATTGTAGGCTctttagctaagcattttccacttttctttgggaaaatacccccaaatgtcgagaaaattcaaggaaataaaaacatgttgtgtgcaattaaaaaagcatgccatgaaaaaaaaaatgtcgtcaTCCATGCGTGgaagaaagacgaaagatatgaaaatacattagtgggagtgagagggaatgaaaaaaaatgtcaggaaaaaatgtcatgatcattatttcttgacattcttttcctgcatagcaccattaaGCATGAGTTACTAAATACCCCAAATGAAAGAGACAACAAAGTACAATATTTTCCTACCTTGCTACGccatttaaatataaatctaAATGCCTTTTTGATGCTTGCACAAGGAGAAGTCTCTGCCGCCCCCCTTCAATGGGTGGCGGGGAATTTGTTCAAGAGGCAAAAGTGCTCTGCGACAAATCTCTTAAATTGAAAGCACAAAGGGGATGTGACACGGAGAAATAGTTTAATTCGTCGTtgaatttgaggaaaatcctaTCAAAAGCTCCCTGACAACTATCGCACACACAGGTAATGCATTTCTTCTGTGCGATACTATATATAACTCAAATGAGCTTCAttatttgggaattttcaaggaaaattcatatGCTAGACTTCTccttaaatgaaaatagagcATTACATCGTTTAAAGAgtctaaaggaaaaaaaatgtttttgtgagaaaacttTACTTGGAATTGAACCCATGAAAGTTTGAATGATTCAGATCATTATGAGTTAATCTAAACATAAATCTTTTGCTcttaaaattatgcaaatagtCTGAGAATTTAAGActttaaatcatcaaaaaacaataaaagaaaattaccaaagaataacttcttttatttaatcttattCAATAAAACACATTCATCAATATTTCGCTCTCACATCAACCAAACAGACTGTACGTACACACACTCTTCATCCAAATTGATAAGAGATAAAGTGTTAGTTAAATCTTGAGAAGGTAAATTCCCATGAGAGGAAAGaaactttgtgaatttaattaactcaTCCAGGGGATGTACGTGTGTACCTATGCTTGGTGTATTATTTATTCGacaataaaacacaaaactgTTGGTGAGTTTATCAAGTCTGTGGAAAAGCTGAGCGGGGG is part of the Lutzomyia longipalpis isolate SR_M1_2022 chromosome 3, ASM2433408v1 genome and harbors:
- the LOC129791827 gene encoding homeobox protein dve-1: MDFQSAMETFAEAWVAANAGQQTQALALTRSKTPKDEQPSPPSGQDARSPRERSRSPKYRPSSNASSSHANQEQLPTAAIATTPTPASNYFGLAAKGGVTGPNVQSGNITENGTTQSNNSPPVDRKDFDFSKVNSKSLPLHCIVESVASLQSSLSTDARGPWKRRSNIEMDSYVIVPAVTQFCNIVNTALQRLGYSPETSQTARGSIVIKNWKPLALEKICDSPLVTVGDVLGELTSVITLRIVILRTKPSTLSEIKDKLLRLLILQSHALLRSSGCPLDEITLSQLCRSNTFQSPFPFSAEAADDIRRKFDSWWSSQLSPQTNPLAHKLLPFVNPPAASLDFSKTAEHLHASHDVMLDNHHQPHHNMIVHPALQTVHSQYPSQKTRMRTSFDPEMELPKLQRWFQENPHPSRQQIQSYVIQLNALESRRGRKPLDVNNVVYWFKNARAAQKRAELRGQSMSNGFSGTSGLMMSQSGYMKSPHSIPSEDIDNLSQHSDDLDDDLDRPPSPQLPLSLTTHERNRSPVSDDRDTSSVKVERDRDSPPPKPQNGASEQTSGDANQTTNHNSTNHTQDSRSDSPKTSPKSEDLDMEDSDVNPMEDFRSPSPDSRRDLPFPMVPNSMFSHSIMYMSHYIPTAMGQNPHHPQQQSLSPSSLTQGGLNLSSLSSDERRKRNRTFIDPVTEVPKLEQWFAMNTHPSHNLILKYTEDLNRMPYRQKFPRLESKNVQFWFKNRRAKCKRLKMSLYDTAQLSSLGSTFQQELEERKMTSLYPHSDRDLN